From Saccharomyces kudriavzevii IFO 1802 strain IFO1802 genome assembly, chromosome: 13, a single genomic window includes:
- the MRPL3 gene encoding mitochondrial 54S ribosomal protein mL44 (similar to Saccharomyces cerevisiae MRPL3 (YMR024W); ancestral locus Anc_2.574), producing MKPFPKSTWHWSRTVRPFSQCLSGTCFLQQTSRLTSKRYLHLSTSKQQQKPLLPESELAKYRDYYQDLKRTINEIPETVASKSPALRTLHKRLQLPDKFAYSTLSRCLTCPSAKLPDKINNPSIGAAFINTVPTNKYLDNHGLNILGKNLLSFHVTKSIIQIYPRLPTVVLNAAVNAYISEAVLAHIAKYWGIEVETTSIISRYLKLEPFEFTLGRLRFFNNSLNSEDGIELITGKNFSETSALAMSVRSIIAAVWAVTEQKDSQAVYKFIDNHIMSRKLDITKMFQFEQPTRELAMLCRREGLEKPVSKLVAESGRLSKAPVFIVHVFSGEETLGEGYGSSLKEAKARAATDALMKWYCYEPLSQQEPVIDPGTVVV from the coding sequence ATGAAACCATTTCCAAAGAGTACGTGGCATTGGAGCCGAACCGTAAGGCCTTTTTCGCAGTGTTTGTCTGGCACTTGCTTCCTGCAACAAACCTCGAGATTAACTTCAAAACGATACCTACACCTCTCAACGTCGaaacagcaacaaaagCCCCTCCTGCCCGAATCAGAGCTTGCTAAATATAGAGATTACTACCAAGACCTGAAGAGGACGATAAATGAGATACCCGAAACAGTAGCTTCAAAATCACCTGCGTTGAGAACGCTTCACAAGAGATTGCAATTACCTGATAAATTTGCCTATTCAACACTCTCCAGATGCTTGACGTGTCCCTCTGCAAAACTGCCTGATAAGATCAACAATCCTTCCATTGGTGCAGCTTTCATTAACACCGTACCTACTAATAAGTACCTGGACAACCATGGCCTTAATATCTTGGGGAAGAACTTGTTATCTTTCCACGTCACAAAATCTATTATACAGATATATCCAAGATTGCCCACGGTTGTTTTGAATGCTGCGGTCAATGCATACATATCAGAGGCTGTCCTGGCCCATATCGCCAAATACTGGGGCATTGAAGTGGAAACCACATCTATCATATCACGTTATTTGAAACTGGAGCCATTTGAATTCACCCTAGGGAGGCTCAGATTCTTCAATAACTCGTTGAACTCTGAGGACGGTATTGAGCTAATCACtggaaagaatttttccGAGACAAGCGCTCTAGCAATGAGTGTGAGAAGTATAATAGCTGCCGTTTGGGCCGTGACAGAGCAAAAAGACTCTCAAGCTGTTTACAAGTTCATCGATAATCATATAATGAGCAGAAAATTGGACATCACAAAAATGTTCCAGTTTGAGCAACCTACAAGGGAATTGGCCATGTTATGTCGCAGAGAAGGATTAGAGAAACCTGTGTCGAAGTTAGTCGCTGAATCTGGTAGGTTATCAAAAGCGCCTGTTTTTATTGTACACGTATTTTCAGGTGAAGAAACTTTGGGCGAAGGCTACGGTTCTTCGTTGAAGGAGGCAAAAGCAAGAGCTGCCACCGATGCCTTGATGAAATGGTACTGCTACGAACCTCTTTCCCAGCAAGAGCCAGTAATCGACCCAGGTACTGTTGTCGTTTAG
- the CSI1 gene encoding Csi1p (similar to Saccharomyces cerevisiae CSI1 (YMR025W); ancestral locus Anc_2.575) → MDHLKFSPLAISEANFLHESSFDSIDHSWFLLLGFEQDHEYEVYMPINSNEAGSQWYVEKVIRIPVQGNEQINQEGLERRINLAKVTQRNIHILGILDLYQLEQDKKTNNEVTKNILAQLTPLELRYLIRYNVSPPHASYQEVTNSVKGFQIKNRVQLGAEITLEFLRDRVQIDDMNDRYQILIPDNDMGPNCGELQLIDMKDKEINIQEYNNNAVKKLIGRINRMIKFLESYDTNGKSFFARRDVILRKIAMLVTQLQRGGTSDMNYLLDNKINEIRLLEISCKQWEISNALKK, encoded by the coding sequence ATGGATCATCTAAAGTTCAGTCCCTTAGCCATATCAGAAGCCAATTTCCTGCATGAATCATCGTTTGATTCGATAGACCACTCCTGGTTCTTATTGTTAGGCTTCGAACAGGATCATGAATATGAGGTCTACATGCCGATAAACAGTAATGAAGCAGGCTCACAGTGGTACGTTGAAAAGGTCATACGAATTCCGGTACAGGGAAACGAACAAATCAATCAAGAAGGTctagaaagaagaattaaCTTAGCAAAAGTCACTCAAAGAAATATCCATATACTCGGAATTCTGGATTTATATCAGTTGGAACAGGACAAAAAAACTAACAATGAAGTGACGAAGAACATCCTTGCCCAATTGACACCCTTAGAATTGAGGTACCTGATCAGGTATAACGTGTCTCCCCCTCACGCTTCCTACCAAGAAGTTACTAATAGTGTGAAGGGCTTTCAAATTAAAAACCGGGTCCAGTTAGGTGCAGAAATCACCCTTGAATTTCTGAGAGATAGAGTGCAAATCGATGATATGAATGATAGATACCAGATTCTCATACCTGATAATGACATGGGTCCGAATTGTGGCGAATTGCAGCTAATCGATATGAaagacaaagaaatcaatattcaagaatataataataatgcCGTAAAAAAACTGATCGGGAGGATTAATCGAATGATAAAGTTCTTAGAAAGTTATGACACCAACGGCAAATCCTTCTTCGCCAGAAGAGACGTGATACTTCGGAAAATAGCAATGCTCGTAACACAATTACAAAGAGGCGGAACAAGCGATATGAATTACTTACTAGATAACAAGATCAATGAAATCAGACTGTTGGAAATTTCGTGCAAACAATGGGAAATCTCGAACgcattaaaaaaatag
- the PEX12 gene encoding ubiquitin-protein ligase peroxin 12 (similar to Saccharomyces cerevisiae PEX12 (YMR026C); ancestral locus Anc_2.576), protein MSFYSNLPSAGQSNQGSPTSGRNGVGLEPLYPTIFEIVSSQEIDSLLPTSIRYLLTNHLVANFPNRYTLQLNNYFHEWFQAVKGFVEWYHLKTYNSTFIDRFYGLQLFNSADRNLALTQCLNPQNRNAWPQALQLTQMQKKVVFLERIIFPYIRTKLDEIFERLSVSNIFGSNETEEKWIKRVFLKIYPFIKKTLALSNLFVKLLFLTKRTGSVSSLQYLCNIEYTTMKSMSPALPNFKETKETDSRLRKTNISSIAAVLQSKLSIIPRILAFMGSQFFPTFIFMLRVYQWWTTQDMTAKLQKRLNDLDKDIPRPPVSSDGDERKDQKDVTEVCPVCEKAIQNPCVLETGYVACYPCAVSYLVDHGGHCPVTDKKLLGCTFNEELNEWEVVTGIRKLLI, encoded by the coding sequence ATGAGCTTTTATTCGAACCTTCCATCTGCTGGCCAATCCAATCAGGGGTCTCCAACAAGTGGTCGAAATGGAGTGGGGTTAGAGCCACTGTATCCgactatttttgaaatagtGTCATCACAAGAAATCGATTCCTTGCTACCCACATCGATACGGTATCTATTAACAAATCACTTAGTGGCGAACTTTCCTAACAGGTACACTCTGCAGCTGAATAACTACTTTCACGAGTGGTTTCAAGCGGTCAAAGGATTTGTTGAATGGTACCATTTAAAGACATACAATTCTACGTTTATTGACCGATTCTATGGTCTGCAACTATTCAATTCAGCGGACAGGAACCTGGCCTTAACGCAATGTTTGAATCCCCAGAATCGGAATGCGTGGCCTCAAGCTTTGCAACTGACTCAAATGCAGAAAAAAGTggtttttttggaaaggaTTATTTTCCCTTACATTCGAACCAAGCTTGACGAAATTTTTGAGAGACTATCTGTGAGCAACATATTTGGCAGTAATGAGACTGAAGAGAAATGGATCAAGAGGGTGTTCCTGAAAATTTATccatttatcaaaaaaactCTTGCGTTATCCAATTTATTTGTTAAGTTATTGTTTTTAACTAAAAGAACGGGATCGGTGTCGTCGTTGCAGTACTTGTGTAATATAGAGTACACAACTATGAAATCAATGTCACCAGCACTGCCAAATTTTAAGGAGACGAAGGAAACGGATAGCAGGTTGAGGAAAACAAACATATCATCAATTGCGGCAGTTCTACAAAGTAAACTATCCATTATACCCCGGATTTTAGCGTTCATGGGTTCGCAATTCTTCCCCACATTTATATTCATGCTGAGAGTTTATCAATGGTGGACTACACAGGATATGACTGCGAAGTTACAGAAGAGACTGAATGACTTAGATAAAGACATTCCAAGGCCACCTGTCTCGTCAGATGGTGACGAAAGGAAGGATCAGAAGGACGTTACTGAGGTATGTCCAGTGTGTGAAAAGGCCATACAAAACCCCTGTGTCTTGGAAACGGGATATGTGGCATGCTACCCATGTGCCGTTAGCTATTTAGTTGATCATGGGGGCCATTGTCCCGTGACTGATAAGAAATTGTTAGGATGCAcattcaatgaagaattgaatGAGTGGGAAGTTGTCACGGGTATCAGAAAGCTACTAATCTGA
- the SKDI13G1620 gene encoding putative methyltransferase (similar to Saccharomyces cerevisiae YMR027W; ancestral locus Anc_2.578): MTIPDRFMTNDKGTFGEYTASARWPIIIQNAIDDLASQQELEKSKVTKFEQGEAIKTALQQLRQEVIDRAPLRLFTEEEIKLADVPLSFNEYLREHSQANWGAVEWLFSEVYLYRRINVLFQRQSEWATFDIFNRLKQSTFESSFHGVVELALRYENLLPQLKEIEQNSGKDADDILKVLFKEFIEISLWGNATDLSLLTNATLEEIKSIQGAKARAESESKIVVNDTDRAWEVLTKAKAEANGKQIRVDFVLDNSGFELYADLMLAAFLLQSGLATKCIFHAKDIPYMVSDVMLKDFDILVQDLRDRKFFPSGESSTRESKALESFANEMEKFVSGGKLEFREDSFWTTELDYWNLDAKEVKYHGSTLHKDLTSSNLVIFKGDLNYRKLTGDRKWPRTTKWETAIGPLAINGITSLSLRTCKADVQVALPDGLDLKLSQEWEKENPGRGSWWCCSGKWAVVCFCSGEPNK, from the coding sequence ATGACTATTCCCGATAGATTTATGACTAATGACAAGGGCACCTTTGGTGAATACACGGCCAGTGCCCGTTGGCCCATTATCATTCAAAATGCCATAGACGATTTGGCCAGTCaacaagaattggaaaagagTAAAGTCACTAAATTTGAGCAAGGCGAAGCTATCAAGACTGCGCTGCAGCAGTTGCGCCAGGAGGTGATTGATCGTGCACCTTTGAGACTGTTCACTGAAGAGGAGATTAAGTTGGCAGACGTGCCGCTTTCGTTCAATGAGTATTTAAGAGAACATTCTCAGGCCAATTGGGGAGCGGTAGAATGGTTATTCTCCGAGGTTTACTTGTACAGAAGAATAAATGTCTTATTCCAGCGTCAATCCGAGTGGGCtacttttgatattttcaacaGGCTAAAGCAATCAACTTTTGAATCTTCTTTCCATGGCGTTGTAGAATTGGCTCTTAGATACGAAAACCTACTACCACAACTGAAAGAAATCGAGCAGAATTCCGGAAAGGATGCCGACGACATATTGAAggttcttttcaaagaatttatcgaaatttctttatggGGTAATGCTACTGATTTATCATTGTTGACCAATGcaactttggaagaaattaaaTCTATTCAAGGAGCCAAAGCAAGGGCCGAATCTGAGTCCAAGATAGTTGTTAATGACACCGACAGGGCCTGGGAAGTATTAACTAAAGCCAAGGCCGAAGCTAATGGCAAACAAATTCGTGTTGATTTTGTTTTAGACAATTCAGGTTTTGAGTTGTATGCCGATTTAATGTTAGCAGCTTTCTTATTACAAAGTGGCTTGGCTACTAAATGTATATTCCATGCCAAAGACATTCCATACATGGTTAGCGATGTTATGTTGAAGGACTTCGACATACTAGTTCAAGACCTTAGAGATCGTAAATTCTTTCCAAGTGGGGAGTCCTCGACGAGGGAATCCAAGGCTCTTGAATCATTTGCTAACgaaatggaaaagtttGTCTCCGGTGGTAAATTAGAATTCCGCGAAGATTCTTTCTGGACTACAGAATTAGATTATTGGAACCTGGACGCAAAGGAAGTCAAATATCATGGCTCCACTTTACATAAAGATTTGACAAGTTCCAATTTGGTTATCTTTAAGGGCGATCTAAACTATAGAAAATTAACTGGAGATAGAAAATGGCCCCGCACCACTAAATGGGAAACCGCTATTGGACCTCTTGCTATCAATGGTATCACATCGTTAAGTTTGAGAACATGTAAAGCCGATGTACAAGTTGCTTTGCCTGACGGTCTTGACCTTAAATTGAGTCAAGAAtgggaaaaggaaaacccTGGCCGTGGTTCTTGGTGGTGTTGTAGCGGTAAATGGGCAGtcgtttgtttttgttcagGTGAACCAAACAAGTAG
- the TAP42 gene encoding Tap42p (similar to Saccharomyces cerevisiae TAP42 (YMR028W); ancestral locus Anc_2.581) → MASITEQYNEIIGIYSTKLEHSSLRQDSREYQNLLISTIEKLLNLRTAVFDRLALFSNNETIEDVSTTSIKFLAIDYYLGLLISRRQSNDSNVAQRQSVKLIYLNKSIESSINFFTILQDYKLLDPLIRAKLENFKDHYKPQLNDLYMQPKNDKDLSGAQLKRKEKIELFQRNKEISAKVYHLESQLKDDDEDHDHDELLRELYLARLNQFSLETFNNIEQNLFEREMLCNFLKNAPHEAQSSGTQIQNESSTDDPTGFTDKLENIKKPLMDKKGQVLRNFTLVDKRQQLQQKVRGYGQYGPTMSVEEFLDKELDDGRILQGGKEPEEIPDEENMDWQDKETNKAREWDEFKESHAKGSGNTMNRG, encoded by the coding sequence ATGGCATCGATAACAGAACAGTACAATGAGATTATTGGCATATATTCTACAAAATTAGAACACTCTTCCTTGAGACAGGATTCACGGGAATATCAAAATTTACTAATCTCcacaattgaaaaattgttaaaTTTAAGAACAGCAGTTTTTGATAGATTGGCATTATTTAGTAACAATGAAACCATTGAAGATGTTTCCACAACTTCTATTAAATTTCTGGCAATTGACTATTATTTGGGACTGTTGATATCAAGGCGACAGTCCAATGATTCAAATGTTGCTCAAAGACAGTCCGTAAAACTGATTTACTTGAACAAAAGCATTGAATCTtcaatcaatttcttcacaATTTTGCAGGACTATAAGCTTTTAGATCCTTTGATCAGGGCAAAATTGGAGAACTTCAAGGACCATTATAAGCCGCAGCTAAACGACCTGTATATGCAGCCTAAGAATGATAAAGATTTATCTGGAGCGCagttgaagaggaaagaaaagattgaGTTATTCCAGCGCAATAAAGAGATTAGTGCAAAGGTGTACCACTTGGAATCACAACtaaaagatgatgatgaagaccACGATCATGATGAGTTATTAAGAGAGCTATATTTGGCGAGGCTAAACCAATTCAGTCTCGAAACATTCAATAACATTGAACAAAATTTATTTGAACGCGAAATGCTATGTAATTTCCTCAAGAATGCCCCTCACGAAGCTCAATCATCAGGTACGCAGATACAGAATGAATCAAGTACTGATGATCCCACTGGTTTCACTGACAAATTGGAGAACATTAAGAAGCCTTTGATGGACAAGAAAGGTCAAGTCTTGAGAAACTTCACTCTTGTCGACAAGAGACAACAGTTACAACAAAAAGTACGAGGATACGGGCAATATGGACCGACAATGTCGGTGGAGGAATTTTTGGATAAAGAGCTTGACGATGGCAGAATTCTTCAAGGTGGCAAAGAACCAGAGGAGATACcggatgaagaaaacatgGACTGGCAAGATAAAGAGACCAATAAAGCTCGTGAATGGGATGAGTTCAAGGAGAGTCATGCTAAAGGTAGCGGAAATACTATGAATAGAGGATAG
- the FAR8 gene encoding Far8p (similar to Saccharomyces cerevisiae FAR8 (YMR029C); ancestral locus Anc_2.583) → MAINQTHVHPHYTLPGVMHYLQTEFTKNERDRITWELERSEMKARIAELEGENRDLKRQLNQVQSKAASAESGREEKPVSESLLKSKLAVQENVKEIIYLLKSPNVINQLDSLNSKDAGTHLHDLEKLNVNTPKEGSSKTNGMDVLNNALLDVKPKQDFSRGSSPTKVKSLFSTANRREIIEAESKIHSDLPKIDIISCYGDHMALYDADTKSLEIHQVDTGLNSKSVKKMILKQDSQIAKFFWVSSSEFFVIDESFHLKLFSISNACLISDLNLFQDTEQSFSYDNIINIDFKNKWLLIVARNKPQIKIWELDNIDIAGNVPITIKKTYVIAHDINDSDEGNTTDILDCILGITEKSLILLSSNPYQLIMYDFEGKLLQNIDLNIDTVLSGKPDEENYHLFLDKRTSKLLIQLSNERLLVYSFDQKQIISKEQLTPSSTFPVQLNLNESIISISYSNGGFEFKNLENLKPLIDEFFIANINSAEKEGPVIFSSNLIVDSKPVLVTVNKNNEILLHKIKI, encoded by the coding sequence ATGGCAATTAATCAGACACATGTTCATCCGCACTACACATTGCCTGGCGTAATGCACTACTTGCAAACGGAGTTCACTAAGAATGAAAGAGATAGAATTACTTGGGAGCTGGAAAGGTCGGAAATGAAGGCAAGAATTGCTGAACTGGAGGGTGAAAATAGGGACCTGAAGCGCCAATTGAATCAAGTACAGTCGAAAGCGGCTTCTGCTGAAAGtggaagagaagaaaaacctGTATCTGAGTCATTACTGAAATCTAAATTGGCTGtccaagaaaatgttaAGGAAATCATCTATTTGCTAAAAAGCCCCAATGTAATCAATCAATTGGACTCACTAAATAGCAAAGATGCTGGTACTCATTTGCATGATTTGGAGAAACTGAACGTAAATACACCCAAGGAGGGCAGCTCTAAAACAAATGGAATGGATGTTTTGAATAATGCTCTCTTGGATGTCAAACCCAAgcaagatttttcaagaggATCATCTCCCACCAAAGTCAAGTCGTTGTTTAGCACCGCTAATAGGCGTGAAATTATCGAAGCAGAATCGAAAATTCACTCGGATTTGCCAAAAATCGATATCATCAGCTGCTACGGTGACCATATGGCACTCTATGATGCAGATACCAAATCATTGGAGATTCACCAAGTGGATACCGGCCTGAATTCCAAATctgtaaagaaaatgattttAAAGCAAGATAGTCAGAttgcaaaatttttttgggtcTCATCTTCCGAGTTCTTTGTTATCGACGAGAGTTTTCACTTGAAATTATTCTCTATCTCCAACGCATGCTTGATTTCGGATTTGAATCTTTTCCAAGACACTGAACAATCATTTTCGTATGATAACATCATTAATatagatttcaaaaataaatggTTGTTGATAGTCGCTAGAAATAAACCGCAAATTAAAATTTGGGAACTAGATAATATAGACATTGCTGGAAACGTCCCAATTACCATAAAGAAGACATACGTCATAGCACACGATATTAATGATAGTGACGAAGGCAATACCACCGATATCCTAGATTGTATATTGGGCATAACAGAGAAATCTTTAATACTACTTTCTTCAAACCCATATCAACTAATTATGTACGATTTCGAAGGTAAACTTCTACAAAATATTGATTTGAATATCGATACGGTATTATCAGGTAAGCcggatgaagaaaattaccatttatttttggatAAGAGAACTTCTAAACTATTAATTCAACTAAGCAACGAAAGATTGTTggtttattcttttgatcAGAAACAAATAATATCGAAAGAACAGCTAACTCCATCATCAACGTTTCCAGTACAACtaaatttgaatgaaagCATAATTTCGATATCGTATAGTAACGGAGGTTTCGAATTTAAGAATTTAGAAAACCTGAAGCCATTGATCgacgaatttttcatagCAAACATCAATTCCGCAGAAAAGGAAGGACCtgtgatattttcttcaaatctgaTTGTAGATTCCAAACCAGTGCTAGTCACCgtgaataaaaataatgaaattctCTTGCACAAGATTAAAATATAA
- the RSF1 gene encoding Rsf1p (similar to Saccharomyces cerevisiae RSF1 (YMR030W)), with protein MEKFTTTEGQSGDSRSMVDIGTLPNFPCNRSSTPREGNNQTPNKMETPRILDMSMVPDYLQKENFSPEFSSATVSAGSSPVNVTHDECLPSGITGSSGKKGYKHAIKWQQQQQQQVADFMENMHSLSSGMLCLRSDIMKSLELPVPKRRDIKGNHLSKLLFAKSPLTINTYCQFYDCRTKCICNQEMIWKDKNSREKHGSRKYQRHLSKVHNVQLTPQNFTQFFDHNSPLFQECYNYQSSLMSDLFIEPDTKAKEKKRKRADDITRNDSETGQSFANRPEQQQNILELQSKIAMNDLIENLIDLSIPFSVLDYQPMRDWLIKYSIISTDTLPDEVYFKADPGVNESEHNRNESNNNISNNISSTPHNHNQNQTTH; from the coding sequence ATGGAGAAATTCACTACAACTGAAGGACAGTCTGGGGACAGTAGGAGTATGGTTGATATAGGAACACTACCTAACTTTCCTTGTAACCGCAGTAGTACTCCACGTGAGGGGAATAATCAGACGCCTAACAAGATGGAAACTCCAAGAATACTTGATATGAGCATGGTACCAGATTATTTACAAAAGGAGAACTTTTCTCCAGAATTCTCTTCTGCTACTGTATCTGCAGGGTCATCACCTGTGAACGTTACTCACGACGAGTGTCTTCCATCAGGGATCACAGGATCAAGTGGTAAGAAGGGCTACAAGCATGCGATAAAGtggcagcagcaacagcagcagcaagtGGCAGATTTTATGGAGAATATGCATTCACTGTCCTCAGGAATGCTCTGCCTTAGATCAGATATCATGAAATCCTTGGAGCTGCCCGTTCCCAAGAGAAGAGATATCAAGGGCAATCACCTATCTAAATTATTATTTGCTAAATCTCCCCTAACTATTAACACATATTGTCAGTTTTATGACTGTAGGACTAAGTGCATATGTAACCAAGAAatgatttggaaagatAAGAATAGTAGAGAAAAACATGGTTCGAGGAAGTATCAAAGGCACTTGAGCAAAGTTCATAATGTTCAACTGACACCGCAAAATTTTACTCAGTTTTTCGATCATAATTCTCCACTCTTCCAGGAATGTTACAACTATCAATCCAGTTTGATGAGCgatttatttattgaaCCAGATACAAAAGCtaaggagaagaaaaggaaacgGGCAGACGATATTACGAGAAATGATTCAGAAACTGGACAGAGCTTTGCGAATCGGCCAGAACAACAGCAGAACATCCTTGAACTTCAATCAAAAATAGCGATGAATGACTTGATTGAGAACCTCATCGACTTGAGCATTCCATTTTCCGTATTAGACTACCAACCAATGAGGGATTGGCTCATTAAATACTCAATCATTTCGACAGATACTTTACCGGATGAAGTATATTTCAAAGCTGATCCAGGCGTGAATGAATCGGAACATAACAGAAATGAAAGTAATAATAACATCAGCAATAATATTAGCAGCACTCCCCATAATCACAATCAAAACCAGACTACACATTAA